From one Lolium rigidum isolate FL_2022 chromosome 4, APGP_CSIRO_Lrig_0.1, whole genome shotgun sequence genomic stretch:
- the LOC124649768 gene encoding S-type anion channel SLAH2-like, which yields MTISESIDVQVAGEPGCAPSLSPEALLVRVPSRHESTRGDTPCSVSLSVPASPSGAHLGQLGMPPLPSVGGVGAVPPSKTKLVHHPSLPQLLNQARHHSQPTLVVRDAGGEAPAVPRSDSTRDRDRRFDHFKTFSGRLERQLSALRGQPQEPLPDAVDIERGHGAASKISEEDTDEEEDVPSADRYFAALEGPELETLRSTEVAVLPKDELWPFLLRFPISAFGMCLGVSSQAMLWKTLESEPSTAFLRVHPAANHVLWWISVALTVLVSVTYLLKVVFYFEAVRREFHHPVRGNFFFAPWIACLFLVKGVPRPVDEIHHVVWYLLMAPILCLDLKIYGQWMSSGERRLSKVANPSNHLAVVGNFVGALLGARMGLRELPIFFFAVGLAHYTVLFVTLYQRLPTNVQLPKELHPVFFLFVAAPSVASMAWARISGEFNNGAKLAYFVSMFLYASLVVRVNLFRGFRFSLAWWAYTFPMTSVALATVLYASEVDNVGTRAMAVGLSGISAVTVTGVLATTVYHAFVRGDLFPNDVSIAITRRRPKFSKILAHLRLSSSDDKELVFSIPNFSSNSKLGAHSDDSASDSKMIE from the exons ATGACGATCAGCGAGAGCATCGATGTCCAGGTGGCCGGCGAGCCAGGGTGTGCTCCGTCTCTGTCCCCGGAAGCGCTTCTCGTTCGTGTCCCCTCGCGCCATGAATCGACGCGGGGAGATACGCCGTGCTCTGTCTCGCTCAGCGTGCCGGCCTCGCCGTCGGGGGCCCATCTCGGGCAGCTCGGCATGCCGCCGCTGCCGTCCGTTGGCGGCGTGGGCGCGGTGCCGCCGAGTAAGACAAAGCTCGTCCACCATCCCTCCTTGCCGCAGCTGCTGAACCAGGCGCGGCACCACTCGCAGCCGACGCTGGTAGTCAGAGACGCGGGCGGCGAGGCGCCGGCGGTACCGCGGAGCGACAGCACGCGGGACCGGGACAGGCGGTTCGACCACTTCAAGACCTTCTCCGGCCGCCTCGAGCGCCAGCTCTCCGCACTCCGCGGCCAGCCACAGGAGCCTCTGCCGGACGCCGTCGACATCGAGCGCGGCCACGGCGCCGCGTCCAAGATCTCCGAGGAggacaccgacgaggaggaggacgtcccCTCCGCCGACCGCTACTTCGCCGCGCTCGAAGGCCCCGAGCTTGAGACCCTTCGC TCGACGGAGGTGGCTGTGTTGCCCAAGGACGAGCTGTGGCCGTTCCTGCTCCGGTTCCCGATCAGCGCGTTCGGGATGTGCCTGGGCGTGAGCAGCCAGGCGATGCTGTGGAAGACCCTCGAGTCGGAGCCCTCCACGGCGTTCCTCCGCGTCCACCCCGCCGCCAACCACGTCCTCTGGTGGATCTCCGTCGCTCTCACCGTGCTCGTCTCCGTCACCTACCTCCTCAAGGTCGTCTTCTACTTCGAGGCTGTCCGCCGCGAGTTCCACCACCCGGTGCGCGGCAACTTCTTCTTCGCACCGTGGATCGCCTGCCTCTTCCTCGTCAAGGGCGTGCCGCGGCCCGTGGACGAGATCCACCACGTCGTCTGGTACCTCCTCATGGCACCCATCCTCTGCCTCGACCTCAAGATCTACGGCCAGTGGATGTCCTCCGGCGAGCGCCGCCTCTCCAAGGTGGCCAACCCGTCCAaccacctcgccgtcgtcggcaacTTCGTCGGCGCGCTGCTCGGCGCCAGGATGGGCCTCCGGGAGCTGCCCATCTTCTTCTTCGCCGTCGGGCTAGCGCACTACACCGTGCTCTTCGTCACGCTCTACCAGCGGCTCCCCACCAACGTGCAGCTGCCCAAGGAGCTGCACCCGgtgttcttcctcttcgtcgccgcGCCCAGCGTCGCGTCCATGGCGTGGGCCAGGATCTCCGGCGAGTTCAACAACGGCGCCAAGCTCGCCTACTTCGTCTCCATGTTCCTCTACGCGTCGCTGGTGGTGCGCGTCAACCTCTTCCGGGGGTTCAGATTCTCGCTGGCCTGGTGGGCGTACACGTTCCCGATGACCAGCGTCGCACTAGCCACGGTGCTGTACGCGTCGGAGGTGGACAACGTGGGGACGCGGGCGATGGCGGTGGGGCTCTCGGGGATCTCCGCCGTCACGGTCACCGGCGTCCTGGCCACCACTGTGTACCACGCCTTCGTGCGCGGGGACCTCTTCCCCAACGACGTGTCCATCGCCATCACACGGCGGAGGCCCAAGTTCAGCAAGATCCTCGCGCACCTCCGGTTGTCCAGCTCCGACGACAAGGAGCTCGTGTTCTCGATCCCAAATTTCAGTTCCAATTCAAAGCTCGGTGCCCACTCCGACGACTCCGCCTCCGATTCCAAGATGATCGAGTAG